AATCGCCAGGGGTATACCTGGCAAGCCACCGCCTGTCCCTACATCAATCAAATTAGTTGGTGCGGCGTCAGTGATAGCGGGCACGACCGCTAGGCTATCAAACAGGTGCTTAACCAGCATCTGCTCAGGATCACGAATCGCACTCAAGTTATAGACCTTGTTCCACTTTTGCAACAAAGCCAAATAAGCCAGTAATTGTGAGCAGGCCTGGTCAGTTAAACCCAAACCTAACTGCGCTGCGCCTTGTCTTAATTGTTGTTCAAGCGTCACGCGCAACCTCGTTTGTTTTGGCCTTGGTTGCACGGTGTTTTTTCATAAAAATCGCTAATAACGACACCGCAGCAGGCGTAATGCCGGAAATGCGTGATGCCATACCTAAGGTAGCGGGTTTATGCTGTCTTAACTTTTGTTTTACTTCGTTTGACAGGCCAGAAATAATATCTAAATCCAAATCGTCTGGTATCGACGTGGTTTCTTCACGTTTCGATTTTTCGATTTCCAGCAATTGACGCTCAATATAGCCGGCGTATTTGGCCTCTATCTCAATCTGCTCAACCACAGCAGGATCACTCACACCCTCACCAAACACCGCCAGCTCGCTCAAGGTGTCATAACTGACATTTGGGCGGCGCAACAGGTCCAATAGCTTGTGTTCTTTGCTTAATGGCAACTCCATCAGCTCTTCAGCACGTTTTGCATCGGGGTGCGCTGGATAAATCCACACCTCTTTTAACCGTGCAATTTCACGCTCCAGACTTTCAAGCTTGGTTTCATACGCGGCCCAACGTGTATCATCAATCAAGCCAAACGCACGCCCTAACTCAGTTAGACGCTGATCCGCATTGTCTTCACGCAGTAACAAACGGTATTCGGCACGTGAAGTAAACATACGATAAGGCTCTTGTGTGCCCAGGGTAATCAAATCATCCACCAATACACCGATATAAGCTTGATCTCGACGTGGATACCAAGCATCTTTTTGTTGTGCGCGTAAGCCGGCATTTAAGCCCGCCAACAAACCTTGCGCCGCCGCCTCTTCATAGCCCGTTGTGCCATTAATTTGTCCAGCAAAAAACAAACCATTAATCGCTTGGGTTTCAAGTGTAGGCTTTAAGCCACGTGGATCAAAAAAGTCGTACTCTATGGCATAACCAGGGCGCATAATTCGGGCGTTTTCCATGCCTTTCATCGATTGCACAATTTTAACCTGGGTTTCAAACGGCAAACTGGTTGAAATGCCATTCGGATAGAGTTCGTTAGTGGTTAAACCTTCGGGTTCGATAAACACCTGATGGGAAGTTTTATCAGCAAAACGCATCACCTTGTCTTCAATCGACGGACAATAACGCGGCCCCACCCCTTCAATCACACCCGTGTACATCGGCGACTGATCAAGTGAACCGCGAATCGCCTCATGGGTTTGCTCATTGGTATGGGTAATATAACAAGGCACTTGACGCGGATGCATGGCGCGCGCACCCATATAGGAAAACACCGGTGCAGGATCATCGCCCGGCTGCGCCTGCATTTGCGAAAAATCAACCGTACGCGCATCAATCCGTGGCGGCGTACCGGTTTTTAGACGCCCAACCGGCAAAGCCAATTCACGTAATTTAGTCGCTAAACGATTAGACGGCGCATCACCGGCGCGCCCACCTTCGTAACTTTGTAAACCAATATGAATTCGACCCGCTAAAAAAGTACCCGCCGTCAACACTACTTGACGAGCATAAAAATTAAGGTTCATTTTAGTGACGACCCCAATCACCTGCTCGCCATCGAGGATAATATCTTCAACCGGCTGTTGAAAAATCGTTAGATTGGGCTGATTTTCCAAGCTCATGCGAATGTATTGCTTATACAACTGACGATCAGCCTGCGCACGCGTTGCACGCACGGCCGGGCCTTTAGAGGCATTGAGTGTACGAAATTGAATACCACCGTGATCTATAGCCAGCGCCATCACACCGCCGAGCGCGTCCACCTCTTTCACCAGGTGACCCTTGCCTATGCCACCAATAGCGGGGTTACAAGACATCGCACCAAGAGTGTCAATATTATGCGTGAGCAGTAGGGTGCTGACACCCATGCGTGCTGAAGCGAGCGCCGCCTCGGTGCCTGCGTGACCACCACCGACCACAATCACATCAAAATGCGTTAAAGAATTATCCATCGCTTCTAAAATTCAGTAGTTTCTATTAAAAGCGAATTTTACCACAAAGTGAAACCCGCCCAAGTGTAAGATATTAGTTTAGATCCTCTGTTATTTAGTCAGGAGTCATGTTATGTTTCGAGCCGCGTTATTGATCGCCACTAGCCTTATGCTATTTGGGTGCACTCACTTTGCTTCACCACGTCACTCGGATATCCAACCAGGAGCCACATTTGTGCTGCAAACACCGATTGAAATATCCGCCGGTCATACCCGTCGCTTTATTCAACAAGGTGAACTCACAACGCGCTCAGGCTTTGATCGGGGCCAGCAGCACTGCCGACTCGAGGTTCGCGAACTAAGCGAGCAAACACAAATCGTAGCGCCTGAGCGTTTTGAAGTCACTCGAGTAAGGTATGACTCTGAAAGAATAGCGCAAAACATGCCTGTCATGCTTGCTAGCAACCTAAGCATTGGCATAGGATTAAACTTTGGCACCCAATTTGGACTTAATAATGATGCACCTCCTGAAATCATGGAACTGGTTGAATTTCGGCTTCACTCAGATAAACAGCCTAATGTGATGCGACTGGTATGCGCCAGCTCACTCAGCGATGGTCATCCAATCGATTACCCACATAACCTGCGCCCCAACCTAAAACAAATTAAACTTATTCTGGGCGAATTGGGCTATTTTGAACAATAAACTTATTTTTATAACACGAAGCGGCCTAAACCAAGGCGCTAACCTTAAGGAAAAACCCATGATAGTTTGTGGCATAGAACTCAGCGGAAATGACGCTATTATTTGTTTACTCAAACAGGAGGACAGTATTTTCTATCTACCTGAATGCCGCAGTACACGCATTCAATGTGCTAACCCTGATAGAGCTGAAGACTTGCAGTATTTTCAGAAAACCTTCACCAAACTCGCTGAAGACTACAAAATTGATCAACTAGTAATACGTGCTCGCCAAAAGAAAGGCAAGTTTGCGGGCGGTGCTAATGGCTTTAAACTTGAGGCGGCGCTGCAGGTAGCACCGAGCCTCAAGGTGAGCTTAATGGATGCGAGCGAACAAAAAGCAAACCTAAAAAACTATGGCGTGCCGATTTCGTTCAGCGACACCAAGCTCAAAAAATTCCAAGAACCCGCCTTCTCGGTAGCATTTGCTTATTTTGCTGGCAAACATGAATGGTAAGCTATAAACCAAACAGACTTATCTCAGTTTTTTAACCCCTTGATGACCCGTGCGTTGGGTTTTAAAGAAGGCCATGTCTTGAGCCAAAATATGCGCCTGCTCGTTCAAGGTTTCCGTTGCCGCCGATGTTTGCTCTACCAAGGCCGCATTTTGTTGCGTCACCGCATCAATTTGGTTAATCGCCTGATGCACTTGGCTAATTCCCAGTGCCTGCTCTGCCGCCGCGGTGGCAATCTCATTCACCCGCTGCGCGACTTCTTCAATTGCATTATTAACCGATTCTAACGCTTCACCTGAAGATGTCGCTAGGCTTGTACCTTGATTAATGCGTCCAACCGACTCTTCGATAAGCTGTTTAATATCCTTCGCCGCCTCCGCTGATTTTTGCGCTAATGCCCGTACTTCACTGGCCACCACCGCAAACCCGCGACCATGCTCACCCGCACGCGCCGCTTCAACAGCCGCATTCAATGCCAATAAATTAGTTTGGAATGCAATGCTATCAATTAAGGTTACAATTTCGGCAATTTTCTGGCTCGATGCCTGAATATCCGACATTACCACAATCGTTTGGCGCATCACCTTCACACCATCTTGCGCTTTTTGTTGCACATCCAAGGTAATTTTTGCCGTTACTTGACTGTTTTCACGCGACTGCTCAACCGCCGATGTCATTTGATCCATGGTTGCCGAGGTTTGCTCTATCGCCGCTGCCTGCTGCTGAACCCGCATACTCAAATCATTCGCACCGGTTGCCACTTCATCCGAGGCTTGATTAACCACAGCCGAGGCTTCCACCGCCTGGTTAACTACCACAGTTAGCTTATTCGCGGTATCGTTGACCGCGTCTTTTAAAATACGCAACTCACCGTGATAATCTTTTTCAATCTTCTGCGTTAAATCGCCACGCGACTGTGCCTGAATCACACGCACAATTTCAGTTATCGCACTTTCTAACGAGTCCATAGAGATATTAATATTGTGCTTTAATTTAGCTAACTCACCAAAGGCTTCAACCTCAACACGATGCTGGTATTTACCTTGGTTCATCTAGTCCATCACATCACAAATCCCTTTCACGGTTTGATTGAGCTGGTGCATTGCTTTTCCGGCTAAATCCAACATCACACTAAACTCCCCAGATAACTTTGAGCTATCCAGCGCAACCGTAAACTCGCCTGACTTGAGTGCCTGCATCGCCTTCGACAACTCGTTCATCGTCAGCTGAATCGAATCGGCACTATGATTAACACCCAGCTTGAGCGTTAGTAAATCACCCTGAAAATCCGAGCTAATCCGACGACTAAAATCACCTTTTGAAATCTGCGAAATCACATGATTAGTCTCACTCATCGCTTCCTGGGTTTGTGCCAACAAATCATTAAAGCCAGCGGCCATTTGACCTACCTCATCCTCACTACTGACCTTCGCCCTTTGCGAAAACTGGCCAGTACGACTAATTGAGAGCATCGTTTCTGATAAAGCCGCAACCGGTTTAATGACTTTAAATTGCACCATCGCAATCAACATGCCGACAATCAGCATCACCACCAAGAAAATAACAAACAGCGTCAAAATAACTTATTGGTTTGTTGCGCAATCATCGCGCTCAGCTCGTCTGCGGGGAGTTTAAAAATATTGCGTCCCAACACCTGCCCCATTTCATCATAAGCAGGCAGATTGATATAAATAGCGTTATCGTGCAACATAACCAGGGTTTGTTCGGCATCCAACGCTGGAAAACTCATGGCCTGTAAATGTTCCACAAACTCGGCCGCAAACCATTCTGTGTGACCGACGATATAGCGACTGTCATAGTTAGAATTATTGGCTACGGTTTCAGCCAAAGCCGGATAGCGGTTTTGGATATAACTTCTATCCCACAGCATTAGCCAATCAACATTGGACTCATCTCTCAGTTCACGCACCACCACACCAAAACCACCGGTCACCGCTACCGCACCGACAACCTGGTTATTAACGATCACGGGCGAAACCCCCAATATCGCGGGACCACGACGGGATAGCGTGACACTGCCTGCAAATTTTTACTGCTCAAACACTGAACTGACGAGGGGGTTACGTGTCGCTTCGCCAAAACTATCTGGCGCCCAACTCTTAATAAATGATCGCTGATCACGGTCAAACACATGCATCTGGATACTACCGTAGGTGCCTTTCGATGCGATGCGGAAATGATCCCGAGTATGTTTTAGGTTTTCAATCGCCTGCTCACGCGGCACTTCACCGGTCAACGCCTGCTGTAAAACTTGGTTTTGTGCCGCTGCCATAGCGACGGCCATCACCGTATCGACCCGCGCATTCATACGTCGGTCGATATCCTGAACCATGGCCGCTTTCGCTTGCTCTAATTGCTGTTGCTCTATGGGTTTAACCTGAAACCAATACAGCAAGCTTCCAAATAAAATCAAACTGATAAAAAGTAATAAAGCGGTAAAAAACAAGAATGAAGCCTTTAGGCTTTTGGCGATAAATGACGTACTGGCTACTCCAAGCAAGGGTCTAAGCGTAAGGCCTTGCTGTATTTTGAAAACCACAAGGAGGTGGTTTTGCTGTACCTAAAAGAAAATGTAATACCTGTATAAAATATATTTATAAAGCTATTTGCCTTCATACAAATTGTAAATTAATCCAAGCCATCAGGCCATTTCATTTTTAATAATTAAAAAAATGTAATAATTCACTTATTGGCGCACCAAACGCGGCATCTGAACATGCGGCTGGAAATTAGAGCGATGAGGATTGATATCTAAGCCACCGCGACGCACGTAACGCGCATAAACCGTTAAAGCCTCTGGCTGACAATGCCGCTGAATATCCATAAAGATGCGCTCTACACACTGTTCATGGAATTCCATATGATTACGATACGAAATAATATAACGTAGCAAACCGGTCTGCTCGATCTGTTTACCGCGATAACTTATCACCACGGTTCCCCAATCTGGCTGACCTGTCACCAAACAATTGGACTTTAATAGATTGCTATAAAGCGTTTGCTCAACTTCTTTTTCTGACACGCTTAGATAGGAGGTTGTTAACTGGTAATCATGAATTTCAATATCTTGATGATCTAAACAAAAAGCGTCTTCAATCTCGCCCACCAGCGTCTGCACTTCACCCACCAGCTTCATTTTAATCTTAACATTACCGCCACTCGCTGCCGATAAATCCTGAGTCAATCGCTCAATAACCTCTGCCTGACTCGCAAAACGCGAACCATTAAATGAGTTTAAATACAACTTAAACGACTTGGATTCAATAATATTCGGTGAATCCGCTGGAAACTCAAACTCGCCCACAGCCACCATCGGCTTGCCTTTCAAATTAAGCCATGACAACTCATAGGCCGTCCAAATATCCACACCCCGAAAAGGTAAAATAGCGGGCATCGCCAACTCATCACGCTTAATTTTTCGCGCAATTGGAAATAGCAAAGCCGGATTGTATTCCGAACAATACACCACGTTTTTACCCAGCGGACTTAATTCAACATGCTCCTGACCCATAACACTCCTTAACAACTCCAGATATAATCGACCTAACAACCAGGCCTGCTTGCAGATAAACTAGCATCACTGTCATAATTCTATCATCTTGGCGCATTAAACTAACGTTACAAATTTGTGATAGTCGAAAAGGAGACGCTATGCTTAATCCGTTATTTTGGGGGTTTGTGTTAACATTTGGCGGGTTAGGGTTGCTTTGGCTTGGTTTTATTCAACTCCGAAAACATCCTAAGTTTTACAAACTGAATAGCCGTCAAGCAAATAAACGCATGCTACAACTAAGTTTCTTGCTTTACTTTACAGGCTTTGCACTCACTATTTATTTCATGCTGAACTAAAAACCCTACGAAACCTTCTGATA
The nucleotide sequence above comes from Thiomicrospira sp. R3. Encoded proteins:
- the mnmG gene encoding tRNA uridine-5-carboxymethylaminomethyl(34) synthesis enzyme MnmG — its product is MDNSLTHFDVIVVGGGHAGTEAALASARMGVSTLLLTHNIDTLGAMSCNPAIGGIGKGHLVKEVDALGGVMALAIDHGGIQFRTLNASKGPAVRATRAQADRQLYKQYIRMSLENQPNLTIFQQPVEDIILDGEQVIGVVTKMNLNFYARQVVLTAGTFLAGRIHIGLQSYEGGRAGDAPSNRLATKLRELALPVGRLKTGTPPRIDARTVDFSQMQAQPGDDPAPVFSYMGARAMHPRQVPCYITHTNEQTHEAIRGSLDQSPMYTGVIEGVGPRYCPSIEDKVMRFADKTSHQVFIEPEGLTTNELYPNGISTSLPFETQVKIVQSMKGMENARIMRPGYAIEYDFFDPRGLKPTLETQAINGLFFAGQINGTTGYEEAAAQGLLAGLNAGLRAQQKDAWYPRRDQAYIGVLVDDLITLGTQEPYRMFTSRAEYRLLLREDNADQRLTELGRAFGLIDDTRWAAYETKLESLEREIARLKEVWIYPAHPDAKRAEELMELPLSKEHKLLDLLRRPNVSYDTLSELAVFGEGVSDPAVVEQIEIEAKYAGYIERQLLEIEKSKREETTSIPDDLDLDIISGLSNEVKQKLRQHKPATLGMASRISGITPAAVSLLAIFMKKHRATKAKTNEVARDA
- a CDS encoding DUF3010 family protein, coding for MIVCGIELSGNDAIICLLKQEDSIFYLPECRSTRIQCANPDRAEDLQYFQKTFTKLAEDYKIDQLVIRARQKKGKFAGGANGFKLEAALQVAPSLKVSLMDASEQKANLKNYGVPISFSDTKLKKFQEPAFSVAFAYFAGKHEW
- a CDS encoding methyl-accepting chemotaxis protein, which codes for MNQGKYQHRVEVEAFGELAKLKHNINISMDSLESAITEIVRVIQAQSRGDLTQKIEKDYHGELRILKDAVNDTANKLTVVVNQAVEASAVVNQASDEVATGANDLSMRVQQQAAAIEQTSATMDQMTSAVEQSRENSQVTAKITLDVQQKAQDGVKVMRQTIVVMSDIQASSQKIAEIVTLIDSIAFQTNLLALNAAVEAARAGEHGRGFAVVASEVRALAQKSAEAAKDIKQLIEESVGRINQGTSLATSSGEALESVNNAIEEVAQRVNEIATAAAEQALGISQVHQAINQIDAVTQQNAALVEQTSAATETLNEQAHILAQDMAFFKTQRTGHQGVKKLR
- a CDS encoding HAMP domain-containing protein, whose product is MTLFVIFLVVMLIVGMLIAMVQFKVIKPVAALSETMLSISRTGQFSQRAKVSSEDEVGQMAAGFNDLLAQTQEAMSETNHVISQISKGDFSRRISSDFQGDLLTLKLGVNHSADSIQLTMNELSKAMQALKSGEFTVALDSSKLSGEFSVMLDLAGKAMHQLNQTVKGICDVMD
- the queF gene encoding NADPH-dependent 7-cyano-7-deazaguanine reductase QueF (Catalyzes the NADPH-dependent reduction of 7-cyano-7-deazaguanine (preQ0) to 7-aminomethyl-7-deazaguanine (preQ1) in queuosine biosynthesis) translates to MGQEHVELSPLGKNVVYCSEYNPALLFPIARKIKRDELAMPAILPFRGVDIWTAYELSWLNLKGKPMVAVGEFEFPADSPNIIESKSFKLYLNSFNGSRFASQAEVIERLTQDLSAASGGNVKIKMKLVGEVQTLVGEIEDAFCLDHQDIEIHDYQLTTSYLSVSEKEVEQTLYSNLLKSNCLVTGQPDWGTVVISYRGKQIEQTGLLRYIISYRNHMEFHEQCVERIFMDIQRHCQPEALTVYARYVRRGGLDINPHRSNFQPHVQMPRLVRQ